Proteins encoded by one window of Nicotiana tabacum cultivar K326 chromosome 10, ASM71507v2, whole genome shotgun sequence:
- the LOC107832009 gene encoding anthocyanidin 3-O-glucosyltransferase 2-like isoform X1, translating to MKTTELVFIPAPGMGHLVPTVEVAKQLVDRDEQLSITVLIMTLPLETNIPSYTKSLSSDYSSRITLLQLSQPETSVSMSSFNAINFFEYISSYKDRVKDAVNETFSSSSSVKLKGFVIDMFCTAMIDVANEFGIPSYVFYTSNAAMLGLQLHFQSLSIEYSPKVHNYLDPESEVAISTYINPIPVKCLPGIILDNDKSGTMFVNHARRFRETKGIMVNTFAELESHALKALSDDEKIPPIYPVGPILNLGDGNEDHNQEYDMIMKWLDEQPHSSVVFLCFGSKGSFEEDQVKEIANALERSGNRFLWSLRRPPPKDTLQFPSEFENPEEVLPVGFFQRTKGRGKVIGWAPQLAILSHPAVGGFVSHCGWNSTLESVRSGVPIATWPLYAEQQSNAFQLVKDLGMAVEIKMDYREDFNKTNPPLVKAEEIEDGIRKLMDSENKIRAKVMEMKDKSRAALLEGGSSYVALGHFVETVMKN from the coding sequence atgaagaCAACAGAGTTAGTATTCATTCCTGCTCCTGGCATGGGTCACCTTGTACCCACTGTGGAGGTGGCAAAGCAACTAGTCGACAGAGACGAACAGCTTTCAATCACAGTTCTCATCATGACGCTTCCTTTGGAAACAAATATTCCATCATATACTAAATCACTGTCCTCAGACTACAGTTCTCGTATAACGCTGCTTCAACTTTCTCAACCTGAGACCTCTGTTAGTATGAGCAGTTTTAATGCCATCAATTTTTTTGAGTACATCTCCAGCTACAAGGATCGTGTCAAAGATGCTGTTAATGAAACCTTTAGTTCGTCAAGTTCTGTGAAACTCAAAGGATTTGTAATAGACATGTTCTGCACTGCGATGATTGATGTGGCGAACGAGTTTGGAATCCCAAGTTATGTCTTCTACACTTCTAATGCAGCTATGCTTGGACTCCAACTCCATTTTCAAAGTCTTAGTATTGAATACAGTCCGAAAGTTCATAATTACCTAGACCCTGAATCAGAAGTAGCGATCTCAACTTACATTAATCCGATTCCAGTCAAATGTTTGCCCGGGATTATACTAGACAATGATAAAAGTGGCACCATGTTCGTCAATCATGCACGAAGATTCAGGGAGACGAAAGGAATTATGGTGAACACATTCGCTGAGCTTGAATCACACGCTTTGAAAGCCCTTTCCGATGATGAGAAAATCCCACCAATCTACCCAGTTGGGCCTATACTTAACCTTGGAGATGGGAATGAAGATCACAATCAAGAATATGATATGATTATGAAGTGGCTCGACGAGCAGCCTCATTCATCAGTGGTGTTCCTATGCTTTGGAAGCAAGGGATCTTTCGAAGAAGATCAAGTGAAGGAAATAGCAAATGCTCTAGAGAGAAGTGGTAACCGGTTCTTGTGGTCGCTAAGACGACCGCCACCAAAAGACACGCTACAATTCCCAAGCGAATTCGAGAATCCAGAGGAAGTCTTGCCGGTGGGATTCTTTCAAAGGACTAAAGGAAGAGGAAAGGTGATAGGATGGGCACCCCAGTTGGCTATTTTGTCTCATCCTGCAGTAGGAGGATTCGTGTCGCATTGTGGGTGGAATTCAACTTTGGAGAGTGTTCGTAGTGGAGTACCGATAGCAACATGGCCATTGTATGCAGAGCAACAGAGCAATGCATTTCAACTGGTGAAGGATTTGGGGATGGCAGTGGAGATTAAGATGGATTACAGGGAAGATTTTAATAAGACAAATCCACCACTGGTTAAAGCTGAGGAGATAGAAGATGGAATTAGGAAGCTGATGGATTCAGAGAATAAAATCAGGGCTAAGGTGATGGAGATGAAGGACAAAAGTAGAGCAGCGTTATTAGAAGGCGGATCATCATATGTAGCTCTCGGGCATTTTGTTGAGACTGTCATGAAAAACTAA
- the LOC107774100 gene encoding zinc transporter 5-like codes for MTKLEKVVFWYILLLLPAIVLGECTCDSEDEERNKPEALKYKMVAIASILIASAIGVCIPVLGKAIPALSPEKNFFFIIKAFAAGVILATGFIHVLPDAFESLTSPCLKENPWGNFPFSGFIAMVSAMGTLMVDTYATSYFSNKNDTKNGLVAQSGDEGGAIHVHSHGHAHGSSSLLGDSSSELLRYRVVSQVLEMGIIVHSVIIGIALGASESPKTIRPLVGALTFHQFFEGMGLGGCIAQAKFKTRAVAIMALFFSLTTPVGIAIGLGITNVYDENSPTALIVEGVFNSASAGILIYMALVDFLAADFMHPRMQGNGKLQLGANVSLLLGAGLMALIAKWA; via the exons ATGACAAAGTTAGAAAAAGTAGTTTTTTGGTACATTCTCTTGCTTCTTCCTGCTATAGTATTAGGAGAATGTACTTGTGATtctgaggatgaagaaagaaacaaACCTGAAGCACTGAAATATAAAATGGTAGCAATCGCTTCCATTTTGATTGCCAGTGCAATTGGGGTTTGTATTCCTGTACTAGGAAAAGCAATTCCAGCTTTGAGCCCAGAGAAGAATTTCTTCTTCATAATCAAAGCTTTTGCTGCTGGTGTGATCCTCGCGACAGGGTTTATACATGTACTCCCTGATGCATTTGAAAGCTTAACATCGCCATGTTTGAAAGAGAATCCGTGGGGAAATTTTCCATTCAGTGGATTTATCGCAATGGTTTCTGCAATGGGAACTCTAATGGTGGACACTTATGCAACTTCATATTTCAGTAACAAAAATGATACGAAAAATGGATTGGTGGCTCAGTCTGGAGATGAAGGAGGAGCTATACATGTTCATTCACATGGCCATGCACATGGTTCATCATCACTGCTGGGTGATTCTAGTTCCGAGCTCCTTCGTTATCGTGTTGTATCTCAG GTATTGGAAATGGGGATAATAGTGCATTCTGTGATAATAGGAATAGCTTTGGGTGCTTCTGAAAGTCCCAAAACCATAAGGCCTCTTGTTGGTGCTTTGACTTTTCATCAATTTTTCGAAGGCATGGGACTTGGTGGATGCATTGCTCAG GCAAAATTCAAGACTCGGGCAGTGGCAATAATGGCTTTATTTTTCTCACTTACAACTCCAGTGGGTATTGCAATTGGACTAGGAATAACAAATGTTTACGATGAAAACAGTCCAACGGCTCTCATTGTGGAAGGAGTATTTAATTCAGCATCAGCTGGTATCTTGATTTATATGGCATTAGTTGATTTTTTGGCTGCTGATTTTATGCATCCAAGAATGCAAGGCAATGGAAAACTTCAATTAGGTGCCAATGTTTCACTTCTTCTTGGTGCTGGACTCATGGCTCTCATAGCCAAATGGGCTTAA